From Corallococcus macrosporus, the proteins below share one genomic window:
- a CDS encoding methyltransferase domain-containing protein, with the protein MGDDFFGELYLRSTLPFLSEAVTAREVEYLSRAFADVEGPVVDLGCGHGRHAARLNTQGALAGRVVGLELDPLSLRLRRPGFPVVRGDLRALPFQDASLGGAYAWYSTLFAFSDAEHVQVLREVSRVLRPGGRLVFQTVPFERLAGSPGASFRERLPDGSLLEEESRFDATRGRDVGQRQLTLPDGRVLRAAYALRYYPLAELKRLLESTGFSVEWVHGGLESGPMTPESTDLIVGAGRG; encoded by the coding sequence GTGGGCGACGACTTCTTCGGGGAGCTGTACCTGCGCAGCACGCTGCCGTTCCTCTCCGAGGCGGTGACGGCCCGGGAAGTGGAGTACCTGTCCCGGGCGTTCGCGGACGTGGAGGGGCCGGTGGTGGACCTGGGCTGCGGCCACGGCCGGCACGCGGCGCGGCTCAACACGCAGGGCGCGCTCGCTGGCAGGGTGGTGGGGCTGGAGCTGGATCCGCTGTCCCTGCGCCTGCGCCGCCCCGGCTTTCCCGTGGTGCGGGGCGACCTGCGGGCGCTGCCCTTCCAGGACGCGTCCCTGGGGGGCGCATACGCCTGGTATTCGACACTCTTCGCCTTCAGCGACGCGGAGCACGTCCAGGTGCTGCGCGAGGTGTCGCGGGTGCTGCGGCCCGGCGGACGGTTGGTGTTCCAGACGGTTCCGTTCGAGCGGCTGGCCGGAAGTCCGGGCGCGTCGTTCCGCGAGCGGTTACCGGATGGGAGTCTCCTGGAGGAGGAGAGCCGCTTCGACGCGACGCGTGGCCGCGATGTCGGCCAGCGTCAGCTGACACTTCCGGATGGACGTGTCCTGCGAGCGGCGTACGCGCTTCGTTACTATCCTCTTGCGGAACTGAAACGGCTGTTGGAAAGCACGGGCTTTTCGGTGGAGTGGGTGCACGGCGGCCTGGAGTCCGGGCCGATGACACCCGAGTCGACCGACCTCATCGTGGGAGCCGGGCGCGGTTGA
- a CDS encoding phosphatase PAP2 family protein → MSIWSFSEGRVRPAVASSDEALVRFRQVDLVLMVACSLAALACVGPARWVPHSGRNALCFLFFALGLPALRMLEARFPRQPLIAIVADFWLLPVSALAHGWLGPIVDWVNPLVKDAQLVAVDQRLFGFQISVALSHVIPPWANDILMLCYYGHFMWPLLLGIYLYARGRGATPGFDEYLLGLGLLLGFNYAAYSLVPAVGPRYFLIGAFDGPATQGWILTPLLESMMRTPAYTRDCFPSGHTGVMLVVLIYAFRFARRFFWVMLLPGMGLIFATLAGRFHYAIDLVCAVPLVLVVTGLALALSRAARQRAVEQGARSVPVDAIVRP, encoded by the coding sequence GTGAGCATCTGGTCATTCAGCGAAGGCCGTGTGCGGCCCGCCGTGGCGTCGTCGGACGAAGCGCTCGTGCGCTTCCGGCAGGTGGACCTCGTCCTCATGGTGGCCTGCTCGCTGGCCGCCCTGGCGTGCGTGGGCCCGGCCCGGTGGGTGCCCCACTCGGGCCGCAACGCGCTCTGCTTCCTCTTCTTCGCCCTGGGCCTGCCGGCCCTGCGCATGCTGGAGGCGCGCTTCCCGCGCCAGCCGCTCATCGCCATCGTGGCGGACTTCTGGCTCCTGCCGGTGTCGGCGCTGGCGCACGGCTGGCTGGGCCCCATCGTGGATTGGGTCAACCCGCTGGTGAAGGACGCCCAGCTCGTCGCGGTGGATCAGCGGCTGTTCGGCTTCCAGATCTCGGTGGCGCTGTCGCACGTCATCCCGCCGTGGGCCAACGACATCCTGATGCTCTGCTACTACGGGCACTTCATGTGGCCGCTGCTCCTGGGCATCTACCTGTACGCCCGGGGCAGGGGGGCCACGCCCGGCTTCGACGAGTACCTGCTGGGGCTGGGCCTGCTCCTGGGCTTCAACTACGCGGCGTACTCACTGGTGCCGGCGGTGGGGCCCCGGTACTTCCTCATCGGCGCGTTCGATGGGCCGGCCACCCAGGGGTGGATCCTCACGCCGCTCCTGGAGTCGATGATGCGCACGCCGGCGTACACCCGGGACTGCTTCCCGTCCGGGCACACCGGGGTGATGCTGGTGGTGCTCATCTACGCGTTCCGGTTCGCCCGGCGGTTCTTCTGGGTGATGCTCCTGCCCGGCATGGGGCTCATCTTCGCGACGCTGGCGGGGCGGTTCCACTACGCCATCGACCTGGTGTGCGCGGTGCCCCTGGTGCTGGTGGTGACGGGGCTGGCGCTGGCCCTGTCCCGGGCCGCCCGGCAGCGCGCGGTGGAACAGGGCGCGCGTTCCGTGCCCGTGGACGCTATCGTCCGGCCCTGA
- a CDS encoding aminotransferase class I/II-fold pyridoxal phosphate-dependent enzyme → MSPRPVLAQRVSRFGTTVFSEFSALALKHQAVNLGQGFPDFDGPDAIKEAAWKAIQGGVNQYAPGVGAKDLRNAIAEHAQRFYGHAVDPDTMVTVTSGATEAILDVILGLVDPGDEVVAFEPFYDSYDANIAFVGATPRYVPLRPPDATHTTWWFDRDEVRAAFGPKTRLLILNSPHNPTGKVFTREELEFLGNLCAEHDVKVLADEVYEHIVFAPARHLRAATVPVLADRTVTVSSAGKSFSLTGWKIGWIIAPPPLRDAVQRAHQFVTFATASPFQAAMAVALRLPDSYFQDLTALYTAKRERLLTGLRAAGLQAFSPEGSYFILADVTGYGFADDVSFCRHLVTEVGVAGIPPSVFYGPEHRHLGQRFARFAFCKTEGVLDEAVRRLREKLPALKR, encoded by the coding sequence ATGTCGCCCCGGCCCGTGCTCGCGCAACGCGTCTCCCGCTTCGGCACCACCGTCTTCTCCGAGTTCAGCGCGCTGGCGCTGAAGCACCAGGCCGTGAACCTGGGGCAGGGCTTCCCGGACTTCGACGGGCCGGATGCCATCAAGGAAGCCGCCTGGAAGGCCATCCAGGGCGGCGTCAACCAGTACGCCCCCGGCGTGGGCGCGAAGGACCTGCGCAACGCCATCGCGGAGCACGCGCAGCGCTTCTACGGCCACGCCGTGGACCCCGACACCATGGTCACGGTGACGAGCGGCGCGACGGAGGCCATCCTCGACGTCATCCTGGGCCTGGTGGACCCCGGCGACGAGGTGGTGGCCTTCGAGCCGTTCTACGACTCGTACGACGCCAACATCGCCTTCGTGGGCGCCACGCCGCGCTACGTCCCCCTGCGCCCGCCGGACGCGACGCACACCACGTGGTGGTTCGACCGCGACGAGGTGCGCGCCGCCTTCGGTCCGAAGACGCGTCTGCTCATCCTCAACTCGCCGCACAACCCCACGGGCAAGGTCTTCACCCGCGAGGAGCTGGAGTTCCTGGGCAACCTCTGCGCCGAGCACGACGTGAAGGTGCTGGCGGATGAAGTCTACGAGCACATCGTCTTCGCGCCCGCGCGCCACCTCCGCGCCGCCACGGTGCCGGTGCTCGCGGACCGCACGGTGACGGTGAGCAGCGCGGGCAAGTCCTTCAGCCTGACGGGGTGGAAGATCGGCTGGATCATCGCGCCGCCGCCGCTGAGGGACGCCGTGCAGCGCGCGCACCAGTTCGTCACCTTCGCCACCGCGTCGCCGTTCCAGGCCGCCATGGCCGTGGCGCTGCGGCTGCCGGACAGCTACTTCCAGGACCTCACGGCGCTCTACACCGCCAAGCGCGAGCGGCTGCTCACGGGCCTGCGCGCGGCGGGGCTCCAGGCGTTCTCCCCGGAGGGCAGCTACTTCATCCTCGCGGACGTCACCGGCTACGGCTTCGCGGACGACGTGTCCTTCTGCCGCCACCTGGTGACGGAGGTGGGCGTGGCGGGCATCCCGCCCAGTGTCTTCTACGGCCCGGAGCACCGGCACCTGGGCCAGCGCTTCGCGCGCTTCGCCTTCTGCAAGACGGAAGGCGTGCTGGACGAAGCCGTGCGCCGCCTGCGCGAGAAGCTGCCCGCCCTCAAGCGCTGA
- a CDS encoding hydroxymethylglutaryl-CoA lyase, protein MDPKETSRTRVGLLGQLPRRVDVYEVGPRDGLQNELRTLPTRDKARLINALVAAGEKRIEVTSFVSPKWIPQLADAEELLKLVGRRPGVVFSALVPNLKGLERAQAAGLEEAAVFISASEAHSKKNINKTIAEALAGAKEVTAAARKAGMRVRGYLSTVWGCPYEGHVPVERVVDICRQLVDAGIYQLSLGDTIGVGTPRQTEEILGALLQHMPVDTLALHLHDTRGTALANALVGLSAGVTTFDASIGGLGGCPYAPGAAGNLASEDAVFMLHGMGVDTGIDLDKLVEAGEIAQELIGRKLAGKYLQAALGERDKKASRRAQT, encoded by the coding sequence GTGGATCCGAAAGAGACATCGCGAACGCGGGTCGGCCTGCTGGGGCAACTGCCCCGCCGGGTCGACGTGTACGAGGTCGGCCCCCGCGACGGCCTGCAGAACGAGCTCCGCACGCTGCCCACCCGCGACAAGGCGCGCCTCATCAACGCCCTGGTCGCCGCGGGGGAGAAGCGCATCGAGGTGACGTCGTTCGTGTCACCCAAGTGGATCCCCCAGCTGGCGGACGCGGAGGAGCTGCTCAAGCTGGTGGGCCGCCGCCCCGGCGTCGTCTTCTCCGCGCTGGTGCCCAACCTCAAGGGCCTGGAGCGCGCGCAGGCGGCGGGCCTGGAGGAGGCCGCGGTGTTCATCTCCGCGTCGGAAGCCCACTCCAAGAAGAACATCAACAAGACCATCGCGGAGGCCCTGGCCGGCGCGAAGGAAGTGACGGCCGCCGCCCGCAAGGCCGGCATGCGCGTGCGGGGCTACCTGTCCACCGTGTGGGGCTGCCCCTACGAGGGCCACGTCCCGGTGGAGCGCGTGGTGGACATCTGCCGCCAGCTGGTGGACGCGGGCATCTACCAGCTCAGCCTGGGCGACACGATTGGCGTGGGCACGCCCCGCCAGACGGAGGAAATCCTGGGCGCGCTGCTCCAGCACATGCCGGTGGACACGCTGGCGCTGCATCTGCACGACACGCGCGGCACCGCGCTGGCCAACGCGCTGGTGGGCCTGTCCGCGGGCGTCACCACGTTCGACGCGAGCATCGGCGGGTTGGGTGGCTGCCCCTACGCGCCGGGCGCCGCGGGCAACCTGGCGTCGGAGGACGCGGTGTTCATGCTGCACGGCATGGGCGTGGACACCGGCATCGACCTGGACAAGCTGGTGGAGGCCGGGGAGATCGCCCAGGAGCTCATCGGCCGGAAGCTCGCGGGGAAGTACCTCCAG